Below is a genomic region from Chloroflexota bacterium.
ACCGAACACCACCGTCTTGCCGATGTTCGCTTGATCCATGTATTGCAATAGCGCCTCGCCGCCCGGCGTTTCCTGGATGAAATTGACGACGTGCAAATGCGCGTCGATCATTTTGTATTTGCTACCGCGCAATGGCGCGAGCGACCCAGGTTTGCTCGCATTGCGCGACCACGTTGAAATTTGTTCATGCGGCATACGGCACCCCCAGTTTTTCCGCGAGCAGTTTGCCTTCTGCTGGTTCGAGCCGTTGCCACAAGTATTCCCAGTCGCGCGGGTTGCCGATGAGCGCGACGATTCGTTCGCGCGTCATCTCGCCGAGCAGTCGCGCGCTGAGGTCGGTGGGCAGCGCGCGCAACAGCAATGCGAGATCAATCCCATCGCGCAGGAGCGCGCTTGCGTTCGCCCACCCGATGCGGTCGAGCAGGTCGCGTTTACCGTTCGCGTCGAGCGCGTTCAGCACGACCGCGAGATCTAACGCGTGGCGCATCACGCGGCGGAGGTGTGGCGTGCCGATCAACTCGATGGCTTGCTGGTCGCACTCGCCGTACAGCCATTCGAGAATCTCGGCGAGTTCTTCGGCGGTCGGAACGAGCGCGCGCAATCCGTCGCCGCCGAGCGTCGTCAGCATTTTGCGCTCGACGGCGACGACTGCCATCGTCGCGAAAATATCGCGCAGGAAACGCGCCTCGCGAATGACGCCGGCGAGCCGCGCGCCAATCGCGTCAATCAAAAAGATTTGATCGTCGGGCGAGAGCGAGGTGAGCGTGCGCGCGAATCCTTGCGGTCCGCCCATAATGTCCGCGAGATGAATTCGCAATTGCGCCAACACGTCGCGGTCGCGCTGACCTTGCAACACGTCGAGCGCGATGGCGAGTTCGCCCGCTGTGCCGATGTGCGTGGTCTCGCCGTCAATCGTGACGGGATACCGGTTGATTTGCATAATCCCTCCTCGAATTTGCAATGCGCCTTTGATAGCCGATTGCGCGTGATTTGTCAAGAGGCGGGGGGGAATTTTGGGACGCGGACTCTTCGCGCGCGGACAAATACGGATTGTTTTGAGTTGGATGGGATGAGGAAATGAAAAGACCTTCGCGGTGAGTGACTCGAAGGTCTGACTGTTAAAAGGTGCGATATGCTTGCCCGCCAATTACCGCCGCCGTCGCGGCTGGTTAGGGGAGGTGGTTTACGCTGGCAAACGTGTGTATCGCAAGATACCTTTCACATTTCCTTCAATCAACTCAACTCAACCCCCACCGCTAGCAACTGCGCGATGATGTCCCGATGAATCGGGATGCCATCGCGCAGATTTATTTCGCGCGTTTGCCAACTGCGGTCGCCGGGAAACGTAATGTCCAATCCAGGTTCGGCGTCGCGCAACCACGCGGCAAGTTGCTCGAATTTGTTCGCGAGTTGTTCGCGTGTACTAAACGCATCCGGGTCGAGTGCGATAAAAAGTTTGCTCGTGTTCGGGTCAAGTCCAGAGTGGTCAATCGCGACAACCTCTTGCGAAAGCATCATCCCCGATAGCGCGCCAGTGAGCAGTTCCATCATCACCGCCAGCCCCGTGCCCTTGTGATCGCCGAACGGCAACAGGCGACCGCTCGCGAGAATTTCTTGCGGGTCGTTCGTTGGATTGCCGTCCTTGTCCAAGCCCCAGCCCGTTGGCGCGTCCTTGCCTTCGCGCGAAAACGTTCCCACTTTGCCGAGCGCGGCTTGGCTCATCGCAAGGTCGAGCACGACCGGTTCGCGTTGTCCGCGCGGCACGCCAATCGCAAGCGGGTTGTTGCCGAGCAATGGTCGCGTCGAATTCCAACCCAGCATGTTCGGTACCGCGTTCGTCATGCAAATGCCAATCGCCCCGGCTTGCGCGGCACGGTACGCATACGCGAACGCGCGTCCCCAGTGCGTCACACGCGTCGCCATGCACGCGCCGATGCCAAACAATTTTGATTTTTCGACCGCGCGATTCATCGCTTGGAGCGAAACGAATCGTCCAGGTCCATTGTCGCCGTCGAGCACGCACGTTGCGCCGCGTTCGCGCGTGAGCGTGATGCTGGGATTGGCGCTCGCCCTGCCTTCGTGAATCGCGCGCACGAGACCGGGCAACATGCGAACGCCGTGTGAAGGCACTCCCATCAAATCTGCTTCTGCCATTATCTCGGCTTCGATTTGCGCGATGTGCGCCGGCACGCCGGCGTGTTCTAGCGCACTGCGAATCGCGGCGATGAGGTTGGAGTGATTGATACGAATTTCGTTACTCATTTTTGGGAACGGGACGCGGACCCTGGCACTTGCGTTCCCGCCAGGGCAAGTGTGAACGCGGATGAACGCGGATAAAAAATAAAATCCGGATTTTTCCGCGTTCATCCGCGTCCTGACTAGATTTTTACTCGCACGCCTTGCTCGGCGGAGTGATACGCGGCTTGCATCACGCGCCAGACGGCGACGGCTTCTTCGCCGGGGAGCGGTGACGGTTCGCCGCGCAACATGCGCGGCACGAGCGCGGCGACGAGTTCGCTGTGCATCACGCCAATGCGCGAAAATTGCATCGGCTCCGCGTCGTGTCCTTTGCGATACAAGACCAACTTGCCATCCACGAGCGAAGACACGCGAATGCTTCCCTCGGTGCCAAAGATGTCGAATTCATTTGTCGAGACCGGCGTGCGTCGCGTGACGAGGAGCGACACGAGCGCGTCGTTGTCGAGCCGCATGTCCACGCCGACGGTGTCGTCCGTTTCGAATCCACTGGCGGTGGACGAGCACAGCGCGACGACCTCGCGCGGTTCGCCGAGCAAGTAACGCACGAGGTCAACCCAGTGCGCGCCGACGTTCGCGAGTGCGTCGCCGCCGGATTTCTCGCGCGACAAGAGCCACGCGCGTTCATTGTCGCCGCTGAACCAATCGCTCACGCCGATGCGCGCTTGCACGATGCGACCGATCGCACCTTCGTGTACAAATTTCTTGATGGCTTGCGTGATCGCCCAGTATCGGCGATAGTACGCGACCGTCAGTGGCACGCCGTTCTTTTTGCACACGTCCACACACGCTTGCGCTTGCGTGGTTGTGACGCCGAGCGGCTTTTCACTCAAGACGATTTTCTTGGCGCGCGCGGCGAGTGCGACGTGTTCGGGATGCAAATAGTGCGGCGACGCGATATACACCGCGTTCACATCGGGATCGTTGACGAGCGATGCTGCGTCGGTGTACCAACGCTTCGCGCCGTGTCGCGTGGCGACCTCGTGCGCTTTATCTATGCTCGTTCGCATGACGGCGGTAAGTTCAGAGTGCGGCGTTTTGTAGAGCGCGGGACCACTCTTGTACTCGAACACATTTCCCGCGCCGATGACACCCCAGCGGATGGTTTCTAGTGACATTGTTGCTCCTGACCCCTGCCTAACCCTCCCCTTAGCAAGGGGAGGGAAGGGTGGGGTTGTCCTTATGTTTCCTGCACATCCAGCACGATCTTGATCGTATCGGGTTGGTCGGAGTCGGCTTGCGCGAACGCGCGTGTAATATCGCGAATCGGCATTTGATGCGTGACGAGCAATTCGGGATGCAGGATGCCTTTCGACATCATTCGAATCGCGCGCGGAAATTCGCCACACGTCACGCGCGACGCGATGAGTTGCGCTTCTTTGATGACGAGCGTCTTGAAATGCACCGGCGAAAGTTGTTCGCCGAGTCCGCACGCGACGATGCGACCCGCGGTGCGAATCATCTTGACCGCTTGTTGCAGCGGCGCGTCTTGACCGGGGAATTCGTGATAATGCCCAATCGTCTCGATGACAACATCCACGCCCGCGCCCTGAGTGATTTCGTTCACGCGCGCAACTGGGTCTTGGTCATGCACATTGATCGCGTAATCCGCGCCGAGTTTGCGTGCGGTCTCCAAGCGGAACGGTTGAAAATCGGTGACGATGGTGAGACCGGGGCTGACGCTGTGGCACAACACATCGAGCACCGAGAGACCTAGTTTGCCTGCACCCAGGATCACAACACTCTCACCCGGTTGAACCAAGCCACGTTGCAGGACGTGATGACCCAGCCCGTACATCTCGACCATCGGCGCGAATTTCATCGGCACGTTATCCGGCAGGGCGAACACATGGCTCGCGGGAATCGCGGTGTATTGTCCAAAGCCGCCGTCGAGATCAACGCCGAACAATTTCAGCGTGCGGCACGCGTTGATATGTCCCGTCAAACACGCGGTACACGCGTGACACGATACAATCGGATCAACGACGACGCGGTCGCCCGGTTTGAATCGCGTCACATTCTTGCCGACCTCGCGCACAATGCCGCCATACTCGTGTCCTTGAATCGCGGGAAACTTGACGCGGCTATGAAACTCGCCGCGATAGATGTGCACGTCCGTGCCGCAAATTCCGGCGAATCCCGTTTCGATGAGCACATCGTCTGGCGCAACGCGCGGGTCGGGCGCAGCGCCGACGCGAATGTCACGATCATTGTAGAGAACGCCTGCCTTCATTTTCGACTCCTATCTTGGAAATTTTGGTTCTACTCAATCCAATGTTGCGAAGGCGCTTGCGCGAAACCTCGCAAGGATGAACAATTGGGAATTTTGACCAAATTGTGTATTGAAGCACTGCGCTGATTGTGCTATATTGTAAATCGCTGGACGACATTATCGTATAGTTGCCTCGGTGTTTTTCAAACGCGCATTTGTGCCTTGATTGTAGGAC
It encodes:
- a CDS encoding Ldh family oxidoreductase; translation: MSNEIRINHSNLIAAIRSALEHAGVPAHIAQIEAEIMAEADLMGVPSHGVRMLPGLVRAIHEGRASANPSITLTRERGATCVLDGDNGPGRFVSLQAMNRAVEKSKLFGIGACMATRVTHWGRAFAYAYRAAQAGAIGICMTNAVPNMLGWNSTRPLLGNNPLAIGVPRGQREPVVLDLAMSQAALGKVGTFSREGKDAPTGWGLDKDGNPTNDPQEILASGRLLPFGDHKGTGLAVMMELLTGALSGMMLSQEVVAIDHSGLDPNTSKLFIALDPDAFSTREQLANKFEQLAAWLRDAEPGLDITFPGDRSWQTREINLRDGIPIHRDIIAQLLAVGVELS
- a CDS encoding alcohol dehydrogenase catalytic domain-containing protein, whose amino-acid sequence is MKAGVLYNDRDIRVGAAPDPRVAPDDVLIETGFAGICGTDVHIYRGEFHSRVKFPAIQGHEYGGIVREVGKNVTRFKPGDRVVVDPIVSCHACTACLTGHINACRTLKLFGVDLDGGFGQYTAIPASHVFALPDNVPMKFAPMVEMYGLGHHVLQRGLVQPGESVVILGAGKLGLSVLDVLCHSVSPGLTIVTDFQPFRLETARKLGADYAINVHDQDPVARVNEITQGAGVDVVIETIGHYHEFPGQDAPLQQAVKMIRTAGRIVACGLGEQLSPVHFKTLVIKEAQLIASRVTCGEFPRAIRMMSKGILHPELLVTHQMPIRDITRAFAQADSDQPDTIKIVLDVQET
- a CDS encoding Gfo/Idh/MocA family oxidoreductase — translated: MSLETIRWGVIGAGNVFEYKSGPALYKTPHSELTAVMRTSIDKAHEVATRHGAKRWYTDAASLVNDPDVNAVYIASPHYLHPEHVALAARAKKIVLSEKPLGVTTTQAQACVDVCKKNGVPLTVAYYRRYWAITQAIKKFVHEGAIGRIVQARIGVSDWFSGDNERAWLLSREKSGGDALANVGAHWVDLVRYLLGEPREVVALCSSTASGFETDDTVGVDMRLDNDALVSLLVTRRTPVSTNEFDIFGTEGSIRVSSLVDGKLVLYRKGHDAEPMQFSRIGVMHSELVAALVPRMLRGEPSPLPGEEAVAVWRVMQAAYHSAEQGVRVKI